Proteins encoded in a region of the Aerosakkonema funiforme FACHB-1375 genome:
- a CDS encoding NADH-quinone oxidoreductase subunit M — protein MLSALIWIPVFGAALVGFWPGTKTPSQLRSIALTIASVTLLWTFWLLTQFNIANPGMQFIEFLPWIEPLKLNYKLGVDGLSLPLLFINSLLTWLVIYSGTQQQARPQLYYALILLVNAGVAGGFLAQNLLLFFLFYELELIPFYLLIAVWGGQKREYAAMKFLLYTAISGFLILGAFLGMAWLSETTTFAYESLTTQNLPLNAQLILLTAILVGFGIKIPLVPLHTWLPDAYTEASPAVAILLGGVLAKLGTYGLVRFGLELFPQAWATASPGIAIIGAISAVYGALSAIAQKDIKRMVAYSSIGHMGYILLACAAATPLSLVGAVSQMVAHSLILAILFHLVGVIETKVGTRDLDLLNGLMSPIRGLPLTSALLVLGGMASAGIPGLVGFVAEYLVLQGSFSSFPVATLICVVCSGLTAVYFVILLNRTCFGKLDNKIGYYPKVNWQERTPAFILAALILLLGIQPTWLVRWSEPTTAAIAASFPANTYQIASVSQDSEVK, from the coding sequence ATGCTCAGTGCATTAATTTGGATACCTGTTTTTGGAGCAGCTTTAGTAGGATTTTGGCCGGGAACAAAAACGCCATCGCAATTGCGATCGATCGCTTTAACGATTGCCAGCGTTACACTTTTGTGGACATTTTGGCTGCTTACCCAATTCAATATCGCCAATCCAGGAATGCAGTTTATTGAATTCCTTCCCTGGATTGAACCTCTGAAATTGAATTACAAACTCGGTGTAGATGGTTTATCTTTGCCGCTGTTATTTATCAACAGCTTGCTAACTTGGTTGGTGATTTATAGTGGCACTCAACAGCAAGCGCGACCCCAGCTTTATTACGCCTTGATTTTGCTAGTTAATGCTGGTGTAGCTGGCGGTTTCCTCGCGCAAAACTTGCTGCTGTTCTTCCTATTTTACGAGTTGGAACTGATTCCTTTTTATCTATTAATTGCCGTTTGGGGAGGACAAAAGCGGGAATACGCAGCCATGAAGTTCCTGCTTTACACGGCAATTTCCGGATTTTTGATTTTAGGTGCTTTCTTAGGGATGGCGTGGTTGAGCGAAACAACCACTTTCGCCTACGAATCGCTGACAACCCAAAATTTACCCTTGAATGCACAGCTAATATTGCTGACAGCAATATTGGTGGGATTCGGCATCAAAATTCCTCTCGTACCTTTGCATACTTGGTTGCCAGATGCTTACACAGAAGCTTCTCCAGCTGTAGCGATTCTTCTCGGCGGCGTACTTGCCAAATTGGGAACTTATGGTTTAGTGCGTTTCGGTTTAGAACTATTTCCACAAGCTTGGGCAACTGCGTCACCTGGAATAGCGATTATAGGCGCAATTAGTGCAGTTTATGGGGCATTGAGCGCCATCGCCCAAAAAGATATCAAACGCATGGTAGCTTATAGTTCGATCGGTCACATGGGCTATATACTTTTAGCCTGCGCCGCCGCCACACCTCTAAGCTTAGTTGGTGCAGTCAGCCAAATGGTTGCCCACAGTTTAATCCTGGCAATTCTCTTCCATTTAGTCGGAGTAATCGAAACAAAAGTCGGCACTCGCGATTTGGATCTTCTCAACGGTTTAATGAGTCCGATTCGCGGTTTACCCCTCACCAGCGCCCTATTAGTTTTGGGAGGAATGGCAAGTGCGGGTATCCCTGGCTTAGTGGGATTTGTCGCTGAGTATTTAGTCCTGCAAGGCAGTTTTTCAAGCTTTCCAGTCGCAACGCTTATTTGTGTAGTTTGTAGCGGTTTAACAGCAGTTTATTTCGTCATTCTGCTCAATCGCACCTGTTTCGGCAAATTAGATAACAAAATCGGCTACTATCCCAAAGTAAATTGGCAAGAGCGCACGCCTGCTTTCATTTTAGCCGCTCTCATTTTATTATTAGGGATACAACCGACTTGGTTAGTGCGTTGGAGCGAACCGACAACAGCGGCAATTGCCGCATCTTTTCCCGCTAATACCTATCAAATTGCTTCCGTTTCTCAGGATTCAGAAGTTAAGTAA
- a CDS encoding carbonic anhydrase, which translates to MNKTSQQLGVSRRNLLKFGAVALGTSVVASQVGSQLIAPEPAVAQNDMSPDEALQRLMDGNQRFIGGKPINPNRSLARLRQVAQTQKPFAALLTCADSRIPAEILFDQGFGDLFMCRVAGNVVTPEEMGSLEFGTLVLGAKLLMVMGHKKCGAVDATIKGAQVPGQIGSLLDAIKPALQISRSLDKDRLESTTKANVLVQVENLKKSSVISQLIKENKLKVVGGYFDFDTGVVSMVS; encoded by the coding sequence ATGAACAAAACAAGCCAGCAGCTTGGTGTTTCTAGGAGAAATTTACTTAAATTTGGCGCAGTTGCTTTAGGTACAAGCGTAGTAGCATCTCAAGTCGGTTCGCAATTAATTGCCCCAGAACCAGCAGTTGCCCAGAATGACATGAGCCCTGACGAAGCTCTGCAAAGATTAATGGATGGGAACCAACGCTTTATCGGCGGAAAACCTATAAACCCCAACCGAAGCTTAGCTCGCCTGAGACAAGTTGCCCAAACTCAAAAGCCGTTTGCTGCTCTTCTAACCTGTGCAGATTCCCGAATCCCAGCTGAGATTCTATTTGACCAAGGGTTTGGAGATTTATTTATGTGCCGTGTGGCTGGTAATGTAGTGACTCCAGAAGAAATGGGCAGCCTTGAGTTTGGCACATTAGTATTAGGAGCCAAGCTGCTCATGGTAATGGGACATAAAAAATGCGGTGCTGTAGATGCCACAATAAAAGGCGCACAAGTTCCCGGTCAAATAGGCAGTTTGCTAGATGCAATTAAACCGGCTTTACAAATTTCAAGAAGTCTAGATAAAGATCGCCTAGAAAGCACAACTAAAGCTAATGTTTTGGTTCAAGTTGAAAATTTGAAAAAATCGTCAGTCATATCCCAGTTAATTAAGGAAAATAAACTGAAAGTTGTCGGCGGTTATTTCGATTTCGATACTGGTGTTGTCAGTATGGTTAGTTAA
- a CDS encoding NAD(P)H-quinone oxidoreductase subunit F: MSELLLHSVWLIPCYALIGVLLTIPWSPAIIRRTGPRPAGYVNLLMTLTAFIHGLFALSACWGKPAEELVIPWLKVAGLEFSIPLEISAITVGATVLVTGLNLLGQTFAIGYMEMDWGWARFYSLLALFEAGMCSLALCNSLFFSYMILEILTLGTYLLVGLWFSQPLVVTGARDAFLTKRVGDLLLLMGVLALLPIAGTWNFSELAEWAKTAQISPTTAALLGLALIAGPMGKCAQFPLHLWLDEAMEGPVPSTILRNSVVVATGAWVLVKLQPVLALSPLVTTAMVFIGAVTAIGASLIAIAQIDIKRSISYSVSTYMGLIFIAVGTQQAQTALMLMLTYALAMALLVMSTGGIVWNNITQDLTQYGGLWSRRPISALSYIVGAFGLLAVPPLGSFWALLQLADHLFTNEPWLFGVLLTVNGLTAFSLTREFGLIFSGKPKQMTERSPEAFWPLTLPTVILMGFTLHLPLLLLQWQLLPNWSSLNIATAFLLILSSAIGCGVGSIIYLNNNWPKPVELAWKPLQDLLAYDFYTPKLYRISIVFVVGLVSAIVSAIDRYLVDGLVNLVGLATVFSGQSLKYNVSGQGQFYALTILFGLILLGILVSWPFLSHLSLIVTG; this comes from the coding sequence ATGTCTGAGCTCTTGCTTCACAGTGTTTGGTTGATACCTTGCTACGCCCTCATAGGCGTGCTTTTGACAATACCTTGGTCGCCGGCAATTATTCGTCGTACTGGCCCCAGGCCGGCTGGTTACGTAAACTTGTTGATGACATTAACGGCTTTTATACACGGTTTATTTGCGTTGTCAGCTTGTTGGGGAAAGCCAGCAGAAGAGTTAGTAATTCCCTGGTTAAAAGTCGCCGGATTGGAATTCTCTATACCTTTAGAAATATCTGCAATTACTGTCGGCGCGACAGTGTTAGTAACGGGTTTGAACCTGTTAGGGCAAACTTTCGCGATCGGCTATATGGAGATGGACTGGGGCTGGGCGAGATTCTATTCGTTACTGGCACTTTTTGAAGCCGGAATGTGCAGTTTGGCCCTGTGCAACTCCTTGTTTTTCAGTTACATGATTCTAGAAATCCTCACCTTGGGAACGTACCTGCTGGTAGGGTTATGGTTCAGTCAACCTTTGGTGGTCACGGGTGCCAGAGACGCTTTCTTAACCAAGCGTGTGGGAGATTTACTGTTACTGATGGGAGTGCTGGCGCTGTTACCCATTGCCGGAACTTGGAACTTTTCCGAATTAGCTGAATGGGCAAAAACCGCTCAAATTTCACCAACAACAGCCGCTTTATTGGGTTTGGCTTTAATCGCAGGCCCAATGGGTAAATGCGCTCAATTCCCCTTGCATTTGTGGTTGGATGAAGCAATGGAAGGGCCGGTTCCCTCGACTATTTTGCGGAACTCGGTTGTGGTAGCAACTGGTGCTTGGGTATTGGTAAAATTGCAACCAGTTTTGGCACTTTCGCCTTTGGTGACAACGGCGATGGTGTTTATCGGTGCGGTGACGGCAATTGGTGCTAGTTTAATTGCGATCGCCCAAATTGATATCAAACGATCCATCTCTTACTCCGTCAGCACCTACATGGGCTTAATCTTCATCGCTGTAGGAACGCAGCAAGCTCAAACAGCGCTAATGTTAATGTTGACCTACGCCTTGGCAATGGCGCTGTTGGTCATGAGTACGGGTGGGATAGTTTGGAATAACATCACGCAGGATCTCACCCAATACGGGGGTTTGTGGTCGCGCCGACCGATATCCGCTCTATCCTATATTGTCGGTGCTTTCGGTTTGTTAGCAGTACCGCCCTTGGGAAGTTTCTGGGCTTTGCTGCAATTGGCAGACCATCTTTTCACAAATGAACCTTGGTTATTTGGCGTTTTGCTCACAGTTAACGGTTTGACTGCCTTTAGCTTAACTCGCGAGTTTGGCTTGATTTTTAGTGGCAAGCCCAAACAAATGACAGAGCGATCGCCAGAAGCATTTTGGCCGCTGACATTGCCAACTGTAATTTTAATGGGCTTCACCCTACACCTGCCATTACTGTTGTTGCAATGGCAATTGTTGCCAAACTGGTCTTCTTTAAATATAGCCACTGCATTTTTGCTAATTTTGTCCAGTGCGATCGGTTGTGGCGTCGGTAGTATAATTTATCTGAATAACAATTGGCCCAAACCCGTAGAGTTAGCTTGGAAACCGCTGCAAGATTTATTAGCATACGACTTCTACACCCCCAAACTTTATCGAATCAGTATCGTGTTTGTCGTTGGCTTAGTATCTGCGATCGTTAGTGCGATCGACCGTTACTTGGTGGATGGATTGGTTAACTTAGTTGGTTTAGCCACAGTCTTTAGCGGCCAAAGCTTAAAGTACAATGTTTCCGGACAAGGGCAGTTTTACGCCCTGACAATCTTGTTTGGACTAATTTTGTTAGGCATCTTAGTAAGTTGGCCTTTCCTGTCTCATCTTTCCCTGATTGTTACTGGTTGA